A DNA window from Rhodococcus sp. 4CII contains the following coding sequences:
- a CDS encoding heavy metal-responsive transcriptional regulator — protein sequence MGTYRISQLAELAAVPATTLRFYETAGLLPAARTASGYRVYDDDAVDRLAFISSAKHLGLPLEEIRELLEVWEQGVCAHVRQRMLPMITDRITEADRRIAELSAFSAHLTRVRTDLSQPPPAGACGPDCGCLSTAPAAPVTVAFTRTRPDPTPTIAGRPEVPVACTLGGDEQGERIQQWRQVLDSATGREDIDGGLRLRFPADPDLVADVARLAAAEQGCCAFFDFTMQLTPGALVLSVRAPEAAAPLVTELFGVRA from the coding sequence ATGGGCACGTACAGGATTTCCCAGCTCGCGGAGCTCGCCGCGGTGCCGGCCACGACCCTGCGGTTCTACGAGACCGCGGGCCTGTTGCCCGCGGCGCGGACCGCGTCGGGATACCGGGTCTACGACGACGACGCGGTGGACCGGTTGGCGTTCATCTCCTCGGCCAAACACCTCGGGCTGCCGCTCGAGGAAATCCGGGAGCTGCTCGAGGTGTGGGAACAGGGGGTCTGCGCGCACGTGCGGCAGCGGATGCTGCCGATGATCACCGACCGGATCACCGAGGCGGACCGCCGGATCGCCGAGCTCTCCGCGTTCTCGGCGCACCTGACCCGGGTCCGCACCGACCTGTCACAGCCGCCGCCGGCGGGGGCTTGCGGACCCGACTGCGGCTGCCTTTCCACCGCCCCGGCGGCACCGGTCACGGTCGCCTTCACCCGGACCCGACCCGACCCGACCCCGACGATCGCCGGCAGACCGGAGGTACCGGTGGCCTGCACCCTGGGCGGTGACGAGCAGGGCGAACGGATCCAGCAGTGGCGGCAGGTGCTGGACTCGGCGACGGGCCGTGAGGACATCGACGGCGGGCTCCGGCTGCGGTTCCCGGCCGACCCGGACCTGGTCGCCGACGTGGCGCGCCTCGCCGCGGCCGAGCAGGGCTGCTGCGCGTTCTTCGACTTCACGATGCAGCTGACCCCCGGCGCGCTCGTGTTGAGTGTGCGCGCCCCAGAGGCGGCCGCGCCGCTGGTGACCGAGCTGTTCGGAGTGAGAGCATGA
- a CDS encoding metalloregulator ArsR/SmtB family transcription factor, producing the protein MTSLDMPAVRTPGAEQADALAPDDAATYAGWFACLADPTRVRLLHQVASHPAGITVGELAEALGIGQPTVSHHVRKLADVGFVTVHKDRTSTVVRVNPSCCTGLPHAADAVMGVLTPRPCCPDDLPDDVTVRPMREQDWETVRRIYGEGIATRTATFTTEVPTRETLDAQWLPGHRWVAEIDDVVVGWAALSPTSGRDCYQGVAENSVYVADGMRGRGVGKALLRTQVIAADEAGIWTLQTSIFPENRASIALHHSAGFRTIGVRERIAQLDGIWRDTVFLERRSALTV; encoded by the coding sequence ATGACTTCCCTGGACATGCCGGCCGTCCGCACCCCCGGCGCCGAGCAGGCGGATGCGTTGGCGCCGGACGACGCGGCCACCTACGCCGGGTGGTTCGCCTGCCTCGCCGACCCGACCCGAGTGCGACTGCTGCATCAGGTCGCCAGCCATCCCGCGGGCATCACCGTCGGTGAGTTGGCCGAGGCGCTGGGGATCGGGCAGCCCACCGTCTCGCACCACGTCCGCAAGCTCGCCGACGTCGGCTTCGTCACCGTCCACAAGGACCGCACCAGCACCGTCGTCAGAGTGAACCCGTCCTGCTGCACCGGCCTCCCGCACGCCGCCGATGCGGTGATGGGGGTGCTGACCCCGCGCCCGTGCTGCCCGGACGACCTCCCCGACGACGTGACCGTCCGCCCGATGCGCGAGCAGGACTGGGAGACGGTGCGCCGGATCTACGGCGAGGGGATCGCCACCCGCACCGCCACCTTCACCACCGAAGTCCCCACCCGGGAAACCCTGGACGCGCAGTGGCTGCCCGGCCATCGGTGGGTCGCCGAGATCGACGACGTCGTGGTCGGCTGGGCGGCGCTGTCTCCGACCTCCGGGAGGGACTGCTACCAGGGAGTGGCCGAGAACTCCGTCTACGTCGCCGACGGGATGCGCGGGCGCGGCGTCGGCAAGGCCCTGCTGCGCACCCAGGTCATCGCCGCCGACGAGGCCGGTATCTGGACGCTGCAGACCTCGATCTTCCCGGAGAACCGGGCCAGCATCGCCCTGCACCACTCGGCGGGATTCCGCACCATCGGGGTGCGCGAGCGCATCGCCCAACTCGACGGAATCTGGCGCGACACCGTCTTCCTCGAACGCCGCAGCGCCCTGACAGTCTGA